A genomic window from Dermacentor silvarum isolate Dsil-2018 chromosome 9, BIME_Dsil_1.4, whole genome shotgun sequence includes:
- the LOC119464964 gene encoding juvenile hormone acid O-methyltransferase, translating into MESRSEDSTLRAPEQGRHDPAPENNDTSTTVFFTPRYYAHNNCFQRKFSNWVLDFCQALFRREPDETQQFLDLGCGTGDFTRECLLPRCLPCRRMVAVDLSTDMVDYAKSHWIHDALEFRKLDITVDEDVADLLGEYGAFDRVYSFHCLHWTLNAPTSLKNVARLLKPGGECLLVFHASLQAMDVCRNVAKIERWSKYAPMIDRFVPITQDMEDCERIEYISKLLKEAGLSPSMLELPRCTLFDGCSLETLIGVYIPLNPVADILPEEEKMAAVLDVVEMIRTVHTSDADKSRYRVYVIKASKIQE; encoded by the exons ATGGAAAGCAGATCGGAAGATTCAACCCTGAGGGCCCCAGAACAAGGGCGCCACGACCCTGCCCCCGAGAACAACGACACCAGCACTACGGTTTTCTTCACGCCGCGATACTACGCCCACAATAACTGCTTCCAGAGGAAGTTCAGCAACTGGGTTTTGGACTTCTGCCAGGCCCTGTTCCGCCGAGAGCCCGACGAGACTCAACAGTTCCTGGACCTCGGTTGCGGTACGGGAGACTTCACCCGGGAATGCCTCCTTCCTCGATGCCTGCCGTGCCGGAGGATGGTGGCCGTGGACCTGTCCACGGACATGGTCGACTACGCCAAGAGTCACTGGATCCACGATGCGCTGGAGTTCAGAAAGCTGGACATCACTGTCGACGAAGACGTCGCGGATCTCTTAG GCGAGTATGGTGCTTTCGACAGGGTCTATTCGTTCCACTGTCTGCACTGGACGCTCAATGCGCCGACATCTTTGAAGAACGTGGCTCGGCTCCTGAAGCCTGGAGGGGAGTGTCTACTGGTGTTCCATGCTTCACTCCAAGCCATGGACGTATGCCGTAACGTCGCCAAAATTGAACGGTGGAGCAAGTATGCACCG ATGATCGACCGCTTTGTTCCAATAACGCAAGACATGGAGGACTGCGAACGCATCGAGTACATTTCGAAATTGCTCAAAGAAGCTGGACTATCGCCGAGTATGCTGGAGCTACCGCGATGTACACTTTTCGATGGCTGCAGCTTGGAGACACTCATCG GCGTGTACATTCCCTTGAACCCGGTGGCCGACATCCTCCCTGAGGAGGAGAAAATGGCGGCAGTCCTGGACGTTGTAGAGATGATCCGAACCGTGCACACCTCGGACGCCGACAAGTCACGCTATCGCGTGTACGTCATCAAGGCGTCCAAGATACAAGAATAA